A single window of Nasonia vitripennis strain AsymCx chromosome 4, Nvit_psr_1.1, whole genome shotgun sequence DNA harbors:
- the LOC107981025 gene encoding pancreatic triacylglycerol lipase-like, translating to MYFATIMRSFAAVLVILQVLICSGHPATDSGISCALGYYDNDTPIDDEQQLTDLFFKKTNDTSIESTVEFRLYTREHPNGVQIIFRDESSLKNSGFEANLPTRIITHGFNGRGTDRACTGPKDAFLSADDYNIIIIDWYVYQFGGGSIPNYLKVIKQVKEVGVFVSEMINFLEEHGMNPNTTALIGHSLGAHVVGIASFHAKTKVNHVIGLDPAEPQFKNKEPSERISDRDAVHVEIIHTNGGHCGAAAVLGHYDFYVNGGEKQPGCTRNSCSHSRVYEYYIESIQRVNNFYGRRCMNSKVIEKENCNGEIGLMGGLNRNAILPGVYFIETNKESPFAKGYPGP from the exons ATGTACTTTGCTACAATAATGCGATCGTTCGCTGCGGTTCTAGTGATTCTACAAGTACTCATTTGCTCTGGCCATCCCGCTACTGATTCTGGTATCTCGTGTGCACTGGGCTACTACGATAAC GATACTCCCATTGATGACGAACAACAGTTGACAGAcctatttttcaaaaagacaAACGATACATCCATCGAATCGACCGTTGAATTTCGATTGTACACACGGGAACATCCAAATGGTgtgcaaattatttttagggaCGAAAGCAGTTTGAAAAACAGTGGTTTCGAAGCCAACCTACCCACGCGAATTATTACTCATGGATTCAATGGCAGAGGGACGGATAGAGCCTGCACCGGTCCTAAAGATG CCTTTCTTAGTGCTGATGATTacaacattattattatcgatTGGTATGTATATCAGTTCGGAGGAGGTTCAATACCAAATTATCTAAAAGTTATAAAGCAAGTGAAAGAAGTTGGAGTTTTCGTGTCAGAAATGATTAACTTTTTGGAGGAACACGGCATGAATCCTAATACCACAGCTCTAATTGGTCACTCTCTTGGAGCTCATGTTGTTGGAATTGCCAGCTTTCATGCTAAAACCAAAGTTAATCACGTTATAG GCTTAGACCCAGCGGAACCACAATTCAAAAACAAAGAACCAAGCGAGCGAATCTCAGACAGGGATGCTGTACATGTAGAAATTATTCATACTAACGGGGGTCATTGCGGGGCAGCAGCTGTATTAGGGCATTATGATTTTTATGTCAACGGTGGCGAAAAGCAACCAGGCTGTACCAGGAATTCCTGTTCTCATTCCCGTGTTTATGAGTATTACATCGAATCCATCCAGCGtgtcaataatttttatgGAAGACGCTGTATGAACTCAAAAGTTATCGAAAAGGAAAATTGTAACGGTGAAATTGGTTTGATGGGTGGATTGAACAGAAATGCTATTTTACCGGgcgtatattttattgaaactaATAAAGAATCTCCCTTCGCTAAGGGTTATCCAGGCCCATGA
- the LOC100328538 gene encoding lipase-like protein precursor: MIMRSLYYKIVFNLLLILKTINGTPDGMVACAWGSHENNYIISENDGALDRNVTYAVKEDDVKFLLYKLEYPYPYKIFINEESRLISGNFDVTKPTKFIIHGFGSSDKSNSCVIPRDAFLKSGDFNIIVVDWNRAQHWGVNHIIPETYPAVVKKLKDVARYITQMIQFLENYGMDLSTTTIIGHSLGAHLAGIASYNLKNKVDRIVGLDPAGPYFENKSPGERLSKEHAKQVEVIHTDTQECGLKDQIGHYDFYPNRGTVQPGCDKHKCSHSRSYRFFAESIISPDAFYARRCSDWKSLMDANCDGDLVTMGGLERTPIKEGIYYLQTNSDSPYGMGRPSFN, from the exons ATGATCATGAGatctttatattataaaattgtttttaatttgttgTTAATTCTAAAAACCATCAATGGAACGCCTGATGGAATGGTGGCTTGCGCGTGGGGATCTCACGAAAAT AATTATATCATTTCTGAAAACGATGGCGCATTGGATAGAAATGTAACATATGCAGTGAAGGAGGATGACGttaagtttttattatataaactcGAGTATCCATACccatataaaatatttattaacgaAGAAAGCAGATTAATTTCTGGAAATTTTGATGTTACAAAACCAACAAAATTCATAATACATGGATTTGGAAGTAGTGATAAGTCGAATTCATGCGTTATTCCAAGAGATG CTTTTTTGAAAAGTGGTGATTTCAATATCATTGTTGTTGACTGGAATAGAGCACAACACTGGGGAGTAAACCATATTATTCCAGAAACTTATCCAGCAGttgtaaaaaaactaaaagatgTAGCAAGATACATCACACAAATGATTCAATTTCTCGAAAATTATGGAATGGATTTGAGCACTACTACAATAATTGGTCATTCACTAGGTGCTCACTTAGCTGGCATAGCCAGTTACAACCTAAAAAATAAAGTGGATCGCATTGTAG GTTTAGACCCTGCAGGACCGTACTTTGAAAACAAAAGTCCAGGAGAAAGGCTGTCAAAGGAACACGCAAAGCAGGTTGAAGTTATACATACGGATACCCAAGAGTGTGGATTAAAAGATCAAATAGGCCACTATGACTTTTATCCTAATCGCGGTACAGTGCAACCTGGATGTGACAAACACAAATGCTCTCATTCACGATCTTACCGTTTCTTCGCCGAATCAATCATCTCCCCAGATGCATTTTATGCTAGAAGATGTTCTGATTGGAAATCTTTAATGGATGCAAATTGTGATGGAGACTTAGTAACTATGGGAGGTTTAGAGCGAACTCCAATAAAAGAAGGAATTTACTATCTCCAAACAAACAGCGATTCTCCTTATGGAATGGGGCGCCCATCGTTTAATTGA
- the LOC100118843 gene encoding lipase-like protein precursor, translating to MRVHVLASLLLVLASNAFAMPPASKFQRFHSMVTEDDRKLFNSTEGLWFLDDEGRLVQATLDMPATRDSLFVSMNTNVKFELFTKDLHAPIYIDDVKTLERLNFDPTRETKFITHGWINSGNSKACTLIRDAYLKQDDYNVIVVDWSKITIRPYGWAATHVLDVGKHVAKMIDFLADQGVNLKTVTLTGHSLGAHVMGLAGYYAKSKVNYVVGLDPALPLFSLAGPGTRISMEDATHVEIIHTNAGLLGYLSAIGKADFYPNGGKRQIGCLIDLGGACSHARSYEYFAESITTDSGFYGMKCKNYSSYLKGKCEDVVGLMGGAKPYLPYTGTYYLDTQRKNPYAKGKTNP from the exons atGAGGGTCCACGTACTGGCTAGTCTCTTACTCGTCTTGGCAAGCAATG CCTTTGCCATGCCACCTGCTTCTAAGTTCCAGAGATTCCACTCTATGGTAACAGAAGACGACAGAAAACTATTCAACTCAACAGAAGGATTATGGTTTTTAGACGATGAAGGACGACTTGTTCAAGCTACCCTTGATATGCCAGCTACGCGCGATTCCTTGTTTGTATCTATGAATACGAACGTTAAGTTCGAGTTGTTTACGAAAGATTTGCATGCACCTATTTACATAGATGATGTCAAGACATTGGAGCGACTCAACTTCGATCCTACACGTGAAACTAAATTTATCACTCACGGTTGGATAAATTCTGGAAATAGCAAAGCTTGTACATTAATTAGAGATG CGTACTTGAAACAAGATGACTACAACGTTATTGTTGTCGACTGGAGTAAGATTACCATCAGACCTTACGGTTGGGCTGCTACTCACGTTCTAGATGTTGGAAAACACGTGGCTAAGATGATCGACTTCCTAGCAGACCAAGgtgtaaatctaaaaacagTCACTCTGACTGGACACTCACTTGGAGCTCACGTGATGGGTTTAGCTGGATACTACGCCAAAAGCAAAGTTAACTACGTTGTCG GTTTGGACCCTGCTCTTCCTCTATTCAGTTTAGCCGGACCAGGCACTCGAATTTCGATGGAAGATGCTACGCACGTGGAGATCATTCACACCAACGCCGGCCTTCTTGGTTATCTGTCAGCCATTGGTAAGGCTGACTTCTATCCCAACGGAGGCAAGAGGCAAATAGGCTGCTTGATCGATCTTGGAGGTGCCTGTTCCCACGCTCGATCCTACGAGTACTTCGCCGAGTCCATCACCACGGACTCTGGATTCTACGGCATGAAGTGCAAGAATTACTCGAGCTACCTCAAGGGCAAGTGCGAGGACGTAGTTGGCTTGATGGGAGGAGCTAAGCCTTACCTGCCGTACACCGGCACCTACTACCTCGACACCCAAAGGAAGAATCCCTACGCTAAGGGCAAAACCAATCCTTAA